TGGAAGCGGCGGGACTAAGCGTTGGAGCGCGCTCGCCCTCACCCGGGGTCCCCAGCGGGCCCGGGGTTGGTCCGCAGGGGTGGTCGAGCGCGTCCCCATTCACCATCCTGAGCGGCAACGGCCGCCCCGAAGGCCATGCGCGCGAGCAAGCCGGACGCTTTTCCCGCGAGGGCTGGGACGGCGCCATCGCCGACTTGCCCAACTATCTTTACGATGAAACCACGCCGCGCATGCTGGCGACGCCGCGCGCCTCGGCGTACATCAAGATTGCCGAAGGCTGCGATCACCCGTGCAGCTTTTGCATCATCCCGCAGCTTCGCGGCAAATTCCGGTCGCGGCGATTTGAATCGGTGATTGCCGAAGCGGAGCGACTGGCGCGCGCCGGGGTGCGCGAGATCACGCTCATCGGCCAGGACACCACGTGTTACGGCGAAGACTTCGGGCTGAAGCACGGGCTCGCGCTGCTGCTGGAAAAGCTCGCGGGAATTGAAGACCTGCGGTGGGTACGGTTCTTGTACGCCTATCCCAACAAGATCACGGGGCGCCTGCTGGACACCGTCGCGGCGCACGACAAGATCTGCTCGTACATGGACGTGCCGCTACAGCACGCTTCGGTGACGGTGTTGAAGCGCATGAAGCGCGGCGGGAGCGCGGAGCTGTTCCTGCGCTCGATCGAGAAAATGCGGCGCACCATTCCCGGCCTGACGCTGCGCAGCTCGTTCATCATCGGCTTCCCCGGCGAGACCGAGCGCGAATTCGAGGAGTTGTGCGAGTTCGTGCGCGAGGCGCAGTTCGATTGGATGGGTGCCTTCGCCTACTCCGACCAGGAGGGCGCAACGGCGTATGCGCTCCACATGAAAGTTCAGCCGGCGGAGATCGAGCGGCGGCGGCGCAAGCTGATGCAGATGCAGAAATCCATCAGCCGCAAGCGCAAGAAGGCGCTGGTGGGACGCGAATTTGACCTGCTGATCGAGGGCCCATCCAGCGAGACCGAGTTGCTGTGGGAAGGGCGCACACCGATGCACGCGCCGGAGATTGACGGCAAGGTATTCATCAACGACTTTGCCGACGAGTCGGAACTCGAGCCGGGCGCCTTCCATCGCTGCCAGATCACGCAAGCTCACGATTACGACCTGGTCGCGCGGATTCTCTAACCGACAAACACAGAGACACAGGGGAATGAAGAATCAAGAAGTCAGTATGAAGAGTGGAGAAGTACCGATGAAGGATTTTCATTCTTAATTCTGACTTCTTGATTCCCAATTTTTCTCCGCGCCTCTGTGCCTCGGTGGTTAGTCATTCGGCATCGCATACAATGAGAAAGCGATGCCTCGCAAGCGCGTCCCCA
This DNA window, taken from Terriglobia bacterium, encodes the following:
- the rimO gene encoding 30S ribosomal protein S12 methylthiotransferase RimO, encoding MPDLPVTLEHPIASEKDAPETRPQKVGFVSLGCPKNLVDSEVMMGMLAQAGAEITPRAEDADVIVVNTCSFIESAQQESVNAILEMARHKTNGRARKLVVAGCLVERFRTEIQKDIPEVDAVVGTGELPRILEAAGLSVGARSPSPGVPSGPGVGPQGWSSASPFTILSGNGRPEGHAREQAGRFSREGWDGAIADLPNYLYDETTPRMLATPRASAYIKIAEGCDHPCSFCIIPQLRGKFRSRRFESVIAEAERLARAGVREITLIGQDTTCYGEDFGLKHGLALLLEKLAGIEDLRWVRFLYAYPNKITGRLLDTVAAHDKICSYMDVPLQHASVTVLKRMKRGGSAELFLRSIEKMRRTIPGLTLRSSFIIGFPGETEREFEELCEFVREAQFDWMGAFAYSDQEGATAYALHMKVQPAEIERRRRKLMQMQKSISRKRKKALVGREFDLLIEGPSSETELLWEGRTPMHAPEIDGKVFINDFADESELEPGAFHRCQITQAHDYDLVARIL